The following are encoded together in the Gasterosteus aculeatus chromosome 7, fGasAcu3.hap1.1, whole genome shotgun sequence genome:
- the phka1a gene encoding phosphorylase b kinase regulatory subunit alpha, skeletal muscle isoform isoform X2, with the protein MRSRSNSGVKLDNYARMVHQTILRHQDPVTGLLPGSEDQPHSWVRDNVYCVLSVWALSLAYRKNADRDEDKAKAYELEQSVVKLMRSILQGIMRQLDKVEKFKYSRSTSDSLHAKYNTGTCATVVGDDEWGHLQVDATSLFLLFLAQMTASGLHIVYTQDEVDVVQNLMFYIEAAYKVADYGMWERGDKTNQGITEINASSIGMAKAALEALDDLNLFGAKGGPGSVVHALADDIQHCQSILTSMLPKASMSKEVDAGVLAIISYPAFAVDDISIVNVTKEEIISKLQGRYGCCRFLRDGHKTPKEDPNRLYYESAELKLFENIECEWPLFWTYLILDGIFINSPEQVQEYQEALEGILIKQKDGVRLLPELYSVPADKVEEEYMNPHSVERVPLGKCPLKWGQSLYILGNLLNEGFLAPGEIDPLNRRFSTIPKPDVVVQVSILAESEEIKELLLKAGIAVETVADIHPIHVQPSRVLSHIYARLGRNPRLGLTGRPYRRIGVLGTSKFYTIRSTIFSFTPQLIDHQQFYLALDNKMIVEMLRTEIAYLASRWRMTGRPTVTFPISQTMLNEDRSSLDPAVLATLRKLQDGYYGGARIQTGKLSEFLTTSCFTNLSFLDGKGSGSTSRHDKEYDDDDDDDGDGYVHELRNDDEADDLAQYLDHLLAHATPKKPEQQGGGRGRFKAVAAKTKEMVSLMHKAQQLDVHGANMYLPSKLFRSPQPSLNLNLLDSSAPQESQAAPSLQSGVPRAPGGGIDYEALVRLLEDTQSLQDQADILYILFKDKGLDWDTQLHGKGSPLRSLLSDLYKKAGELKHWSLIRMISGMLRKKVEELDSACSDLLAHQKHLTVGLPPEPREKTITAPIPPDQLAALIDEASDNNISVAVLTKEIMVYLAMSIRTQPSLFSEMFRLRIGLIIQVMATELAQSLNCSGEEATESLMSLSPSELKNLLHHILSGKEFGVQRSVRELDAGVSPAFSIHHLGNVGATKSERAGISKLKIDMKMGVRSQSMDVEAFESGRCRLPSIDGLDVPECSPVAKDTRHGQWLRRRRLDGALNRVPVGFYQKVWRILQKCHGLSIEGFVLPSSTTREMTPREIKFSVHVETVLNRVPQPEYRQLLVEAILVLTMLADVDIPSIGSIIHVEKIVQLANDMFHKDQRDLGAEEHVLERDPSTGVCRLLYDSAPSGRFGSMTYLTKAVAAYVQDFLPGGSCAVQ; encoded by the exons atgagGAGCAGGAGCAACTCCGGCGTTAAACTGGACAACTACGCCCGGATGGTGCACCAAACCATCCTGAGGCACCAG GACCCGGTCACGGGTCTTCTGCCGGGCAGCGAGGACCAGCCGCACTCGTGGGTCCGAGACAACGTCTACTGCGTCCTGTCGGTGTGGGCGCTCAGCCTGGCCTACAGGAAGAACGCCGACCGGGACGAGGACAAGGCCAAGGCCTACGAGCTGGagcag AGTGTGGTGAAGCTGATGAGAAGCATCCTTCAGGGCATAATGAGACAG CTGGATAAAGTGGAGAAGTTCAAATACAGCAGGAGCACCTCGGACTCGCTGCACGCCAAGTACAACACCGGGACCTGCGCTACGGTCGTCGGGGACGACGAGTGGGGTCACCTGCAGGTCGACGCCAcctcgctcttcctcctcttcctcgctcagATGACCGCGTCCG gTCTTCATATCGTCTACACACAGGATGAAGTGGACGTCGTTCAGAACCTGATGTTCTACATTGAGGCGGCTTACAAAGTGGCC GATTACGGGATgtgggagagaggagacaaaaccAACCAGGGCATCACCGAGATCAACGCCAGCTCCATCGGCATGGCAAAg GCGGCTCTGGAGGCTCTGGACGACCTCAACCTGTTCGGAGCCAAAGGAGGACCCGGGTCCGTGGTGCACGCGCTGGCTGACGACATACAGCACTGCCAG tccATCCTGACCTCCATGCTGCCCAAAGCCTCCATGTCCAAAGAGGTGGACGCCGGGGTGCTGGCCATCATCTCGTACCCGGCCTTCGCCGTGGACGACATCAGCATCGTCAACGTCACCAAGGAGGAGATCATCTCCAAGCTGCAG GGTCGATACGGCTGCTGCCGCTTCCTCAGAGACGGACACAAGACGCCCAAAGAG gaCCCGAACCGCCTGTACTACGAGTCGGCCGAGCTGAAGCTGTTCGAGAACATCGAGTGCGAGTGGCCGCTGTTCTGGACCTACCTCATCCTGGACGGCATCTTCATCAACAGCCCCGAGCAG GTGCAGGAGTACCAGGAGGCCCTGGAGGGCATCCTGATCAAACAGAAGGACGGCGTGCGGCTGCTGCCGGAGCTCTACAGCGTCCCCGCGgacaaggtggaggaggagtacATGAACCCCCACTCCGTGGAGAGGGTCCCGCTGGGCAAATGTCCTCTGAAGTGGGGACAGTCGCTGTACATCCTGGGGAACCTTCTGAACGAG ggaTTCCTCGCCCCCGGAGAGATCGACCCCCTCAACCGCCGATTCTCCACCATCCCGAAGCCCGACGTGGTGGTGCAGG TGTCGATTCTGGCGGAGAGCGAGGAGAtcaaagagctgctgctgaaggcCGGCATCGCCGTGGAGACCGTCGCCGACATCCACCCCATCCACGTGCAGCCCTCCCGCGTCCTCAGCCACATCTACGCCAGACTGG GTCGCAACCCGAGGCTCGGCCTGACGGGGCGGCCCTACCGGAGGATCGGCGTGCTCGGGACCTCCAAGTTCTACACCATCAGGAgcaccatcttctccttcaCCCCCCAG CTGATCGACCACCAGCAGTTCTACCTGGCGCTGGACAACAAGATGATCGTGGAGATGCTGAGGACGGAGATCGCCTACCTGGCCTCCAGGTGGAGGATGACCGGCCGCCCCACGGTCACTTTCCCCATCTCGCAGACCATGCTGA ATGAAGATCGCTCGAGCTTGGACCCGGCGGTGTTGGCGACTCTGCGGAAGCTGCAGGACGGATATTACGGAGGAGCAAG gatCCAGACGGGGAAGCTCTCAGAGTTCTTGACCACCTCCTGTTTCACCAACCTGAGCTTCCTGGACGGTAAAGGCTCCGGCAGCACGAGCCGCCACGACAAGGAGtacgatgacgacgacgacgacgacggcgaCGGATACGTGCACGAGTTACGCAATGACGACG aggCCGACGACCTCGCCCAGTACCTGGACCACCTGTTGGCTCACGCCACCCCCAAGAAGCCCGAGCAGCAGGGGGGCGGCCGGGGGAGGTTCAAGGCCGTGGCCGCCAAAACCAAGGAGATGGTGTCTCTGATGCACAAGGCCCAGCAGCTCGACGTGCacg GCGCCAACATGTACCTGCCCAGCAAGCTGTTTCGCTCCCCACAGCCGTCCCTCAACCTGAACCTGCTGGACTCCTCGGCGCCGCAGGAGAGTCAG GCGGCGCCGTCTCTGCAGAGCGGCGTTCCCAGAGCGCCCGGCGGCGGCATCGACTACGAGGCGCTGGTGCGGCTGCTGGAGGACACGCAGAGCCTCCAGGACCAGGCGGACATCCTCTACATCCTCTTCAAGGACAA GGGCCTGGACTGGGACACCCAGCTGCACGGCAAAGGCTCCCCGCTGAGATCTCTGCTGTCCGACCTCTACAAGAAGGCCGGGGAGCTCAAACACTGGAGCCTCATCCGGATGATCTCCGGCATGCTGaggaagaaggtggaggagctcGACTCG GCCTGCTCTGATTTGCTGGCCCATCAGAAGCACCTGACGGTGGGTCTGCCCCCCGAGCCCAGGGAGAAGACCATCACCGCCCCCATCCCCCCCGACCAGCTGGCCGCCCTCATCGACGAGGCCAGCGACAACAACATCAGCGTGGCCGTCCTCACCAAG GAGATCATGGTGTACCTGGCCATGAGCATCAGGACTCAGCCCAGCCTGTTCAGCGAGATGTTCCGGCTCCGGATCGGACTCATCATCCAGGTCATGGCCACCGAGCTGGCTCAGTCGCTCAACTGCTCAG GAGAGGAGGCCACCGAGAGCCTGATGAGTCTCAGTCCCTCCGAGCTGAAGAACCTCCTCCATCACATCCTCAGCGGGAAAGAGTTCGGCGTGCAGCGCAGCG TCAGGGAGCTGGACGCCGGCGTCAGTCCCGCCTTCTCCATCCATCACCTGGGCAACGTGGGCGCCACCAAGAGCGAGAGGGCCGGCATCAGCAAGCTGAAGATCGACATGAAGATG ggcgTTCGATCGCAGTCGATGGACGTGGAAGCCTTTGAATCTGGG AGGTGCCGGCTGCCCTCCATAGACGGTCTGGACGTCCCGGAGTGCTCGCCGGTCGCCAAGGACACCCGACACGGCCAATGGCTGCGCAGGAGGCGGCTGGACGGCGCGCTGAACCGGGTCCCCGTCGGCTTCTACCAGAAGGTCTGGAGGATCCTGCAGAAG TGCCACGGCCTGTCCATCGAAGGGTTCGTCCTTCCGTCTTCAACCACCAGAGAG ATGACCCCCAGGGAGATCAAGTTCTCGGTCCATGTGGAGACGGTGCTGAACCGCGTCCCTCAGCCGGAGTACCggcagctgctggtggaggccATCCTGGTGCTCACCATGCTGGCCGACGTGGACATCCCCAGCATCGGCTCCATCATCCACGTGGAGAAGATCGTCCAGCTGGCCAACGACATGTTCCACAAGGACCAG AGGGACCTGGGAGCGGAGGAGCACGTCCTGGAGCGGGACCCGTCCACGGGCGTCTGCCGGCTGCTGTACGACAGCGCCCCCAGCGGCCGCTTCGGGAGCATGACCTACCTCACCAAGGCCGTGGCGGCGTACGTGCAGGACTTCCTGCCCGGCGGCTCGTGCGCGGTGCAGTGA
- the hdac8 gene encoding histone deacetylase 8 isoform X2, translating into MSHGGARDDDSCGKRRVAYVYSPEYVECCDSLSKVPNRASMVHSLIEAYGLLRHVSTIKPQVATIEDMAKFHTDSYLEHLHKISQDGDNDDPQSVDYGLGYDCPVSEGIYDYAAAVGGATLTAAQCLLDQKCEVAINWAGGWHHAKKDEASGFCYVNDAVLGILKLREKHERVLYVDVDLHHGDGVEDAFSFTSKVMTVSLHKFSPGFFPGTGDVCDTGLGKGRWYAVNVPLEDGIKDDRYYQIFTRVMQEVRAQFNPEALVMQLGADTMAGDPMCSFNMTPVGVGQCLQHVLEWQLPTLLLGGGGYNLANTARCWTYLTAAVLGKTLSSEIPDHEFFTEYGPDYSLEISPSCRPDRNDTKHLDQVLSTIKGNLKNVV; encoded by the exons ATGAGTCACGGGGGAGCTCGCGATGACGACAGCTGCGGGAAGCGGAGGGTCGCGTACGTCTACAGCCCGGAGTACGTCGAGTGTTGCGACAGTCTGTCCAAAGTGCCGAACCGG GCGAGTATGGTCCACTCACTGATAGAAGCCTACGGACTCCTGCGGCACGTCAG CACCATCAAACCTCAAGTGGCCACCATAGAGGACATGGCCAAGTTCCACACAGACTCCTACCTGGAGCATCTTCACAAGATCAGCCAGGACGGAGACAACGATGACCCCCAGTCGGTCGACTACGGCCTGG gttacGACTGTCCGGTGTCGGAGGGGATATACGACTACGCGGCGGCAGTAGGGGGCGCCACGCTCACGGCAGCCCAGTGTCTGCTGGACCAAAAGTGTGAGGTGGCCATCAACTGGGCGGGGGGGTGGCACCATGCCAAGAA GGACGAGGCGTCGGGTTTCTGCTACGTGAACGACGCCGTGTTGGGAATCCTCAAGCTGAGGGAGAAGCACGAGAGGGTCCTCTACGTGGACGTCGACCTGCATCACGGAGACG gTGTGGAAGATGCCTTCAGCTTCACCTCCAAAGTCATGACCGTCTCCCTGCACAAGTTCTCCCCTGGATTCTTCCCAG GTACAGGGGACGTGTGTGACACGGGCCTGGGTAAAGGCCGCTGGTACGCCGTGAACGTCCCGCTGGAGGACGGCATCAAGGATGACCGATACTACCAGATATTCACACG CGTGATGCAGGAAGTGCGAGCGCAGTTCAACCCGGAGGCGCTGGTGATGCAGCTGGGCGCCGACACCATGGCGGGGGACCCCATGTGCTCCTTTAACATGACCCCGGTGGGGGTGGGCCAGTGTCTGCAGCACGTGCTGGAGTGGCAGCTACCTACACTGCTGCTGGGAGGAG gaggttACAACCTGGCGAACACGGCTCGCTGTTGGACCTACCTGACGGCGGCGGTGCTCGGGAAGACCCTCTCCTCCGAGATACCGGACCACGAG TTCTTCACAGAGTACGGACCTGACTACTCGCTGGAGATCAGCCCGAGCTGCCGGCCGGACCGCAACGACACCAAACACCTGGACCAGGTCCTCAGCACgatcaaag
- the hdac8 gene encoding histone deacetylase 8 isoform X1, giving the protein MSHGGARDDDSCGKRRVAYVYSPEYVECCDSLSKVPNRASMVHSLIEAYGLLRHVSTIKPQVATIEDMAKFHTDSYLEHLHKISQDGDNDDPQSVDYGLGYDCPVSEGIYDYAAAVGGATLTAAQCLLDQKCEVAINWAGGWHHAKKDEASGFCYVNDAVLGILKLREKHERVLYVDVDLHHGDGVEDAFSFTSKVMTVSLHKFSPGFFPGTGDVCDTGLGKGRWYAVNVPLEDGIKDDRYYQIFTRVMQEVRAQFNPEALVMQLGADTMAGDPMCSFNMTPVGVGQCLQHVLEWQLPTLLLGGGGYNLANTARCWTYLTAAVLGKTLSSEIPDHEFFTEYGPDYSLEISPSCRPDRNDTKHLDQVLSTIKGLNHRRNPPDGFSYGQSPGNASGVLGVGAADGS; this is encoded by the exons ATGAGTCACGGGGGAGCTCGCGATGACGACAGCTGCGGGAAGCGGAGGGTCGCGTACGTCTACAGCCCGGAGTACGTCGAGTGTTGCGACAGTCTGTCCAAAGTGCCGAACCGG GCGAGTATGGTCCACTCACTGATAGAAGCCTACGGACTCCTGCGGCACGTCAG CACCATCAAACCTCAAGTGGCCACCATAGAGGACATGGCCAAGTTCCACACAGACTCCTACCTGGAGCATCTTCACAAGATCAGCCAGGACGGAGACAACGATGACCCCCAGTCGGTCGACTACGGCCTGG gttacGACTGTCCGGTGTCGGAGGGGATATACGACTACGCGGCGGCAGTAGGGGGCGCCACGCTCACGGCAGCCCAGTGTCTGCTGGACCAAAAGTGTGAGGTGGCCATCAACTGGGCGGGGGGGTGGCACCATGCCAAGAA GGACGAGGCGTCGGGTTTCTGCTACGTGAACGACGCCGTGTTGGGAATCCTCAAGCTGAGGGAGAAGCACGAGAGGGTCCTCTACGTGGACGTCGACCTGCATCACGGAGACG gTGTGGAAGATGCCTTCAGCTTCACCTCCAAAGTCATGACCGTCTCCCTGCACAAGTTCTCCCCTGGATTCTTCCCAG GTACAGGGGACGTGTGTGACACGGGCCTGGGTAAAGGCCGCTGGTACGCCGTGAACGTCCCGCTGGAGGACGGCATCAAGGATGACCGATACTACCAGATATTCACACG CGTGATGCAGGAAGTGCGAGCGCAGTTCAACCCGGAGGCGCTGGTGATGCAGCTGGGCGCCGACACCATGGCGGGGGACCCCATGTGCTCCTTTAACATGACCCCGGTGGGGGTGGGCCAGTGTCTGCAGCACGTGCTGGAGTGGCAGCTACCTACACTGCTGCTGGGAGGAG gaggttACAACCTGGCGAACACGGCTCGCTGTTGGACCTACCTGACGGCGGCGGTGCTCGGGAAGACCCTCTCCTCCGAGATACCGGACCACGAG TTCTTCACAGAGTACGGACCTGACTACTCGCTGGAGATCAGCCCGAGCTGCCGGCCGGACCGCAACGACACCAAACACCTGGACCAGGTCCTCAGCACgatcaaag
- the phka1a gene encoding phosphorylase b kinase regulatory subunit alpha, skeletal muscle isoform isoform X1 encodes MRSRSNSGVKLDNYARMVHQTILRHQDPVTGLLPGSEDQPHSWVRDNVYCVLSVWALSLAYRKNADRDEDKAKAYELEQSVVKLMRSILQGIMRQLDKVEKFKYSRSTSDSLHAKYNTGTCATVVGDDEWGHLQVDATSLFLLFLAQMTASGLHIVYTQDEVDVVQNLMFYIEAAYKVADYGMWERGDKTNQGITEINASSIGMAKAALEALDDLNLFGAKGGPGSVVHALADDIQHCQSILTSMLPKASMSKEVDAGVLAIISYPAFAVDDISIVNVTKEEIISKLQGRYGCCRFLRDGHKTPKEDPNRLYYESAELKLFENIECEWPLFWTYLILDGIFINSPEQVQEYQEALEGILIKQKDGVRLLPELYSVPADKVEEEYMNPHSVERVPLGKCPLKWGQSLYILGNLLNEGFLAPGEIDPLNRRFSTIPKPDVVVQVSILAESEEIKELLLKAGIAVETVADIHPIHVQPSRVLSHIYARLGRNPRLGLTGRPYRRIGVLGTSKFYTIRSTIFSFTPQLIDHQQFYLALDNKMIVEMLRTEIAYLASRWRMTGRPTVTFPISQTMLNEDRSSLDPAVLATLRKLQDGYYGGARIQTGKLSEFLTTSCFTNLSFLDGKGSGSTSRHDKEYDDDDDDDGDGYVHELRNDDEADDLAQYLDHLLAHATPKKPEQQGGGRGRFKAVAAKTKEMVSLMHKAQQLDVHGANMYLPSKLFRSPQPSLNLNLLDSSAPQESQAAPSLQSGVPRAPGGGIDYEALVRLLEDTQSLQDQADILYILFKDKGLDWDTQLHGKGSPLRSLLSDLYKKAGELKHWSLIRMISGMLRKKVEELDSACSDLLAHQKHLTVGLPPEPREKTITAPIPPDQLAALIDEASDNNISVAVLTKEIMVYLAMSIRTQPSLFSEMFRLRIGLIIQVMATELAQSLNCSGEEATESLMSLSPSELKNLLHHILSGKEFGVQRSVRELDAGVSPAFSIHHLGNVGATKSERAGISKLKIDMKMLEHRLSMTETSQGVRSQSMDVEAFESGRCRLPSIDGLDVPECSPVAKDTRHGQWLRRRRLDGALNRVPVGFYQKVWRILQKCHGLSIEGFVLPSSTTREMTPREIKFSVHVETVLNRVPQPEYRQLLVEAILVLTMLADVDIPSIGSIIHVEKIVQLANDMFHKDQRDLGAEEHVLERDPSTGVCRLLYDSAPSGRFGSMTYLTKAVAAYVQDFLPGGSCAVQ; translated from the exons atgagGAGCAGGAGCAACTCCGGCGTTAAACTGGACAACTACGCCCGGATGGTGCACCAAACCATCCTGAGGCACCAG GACCCGGTCACGGGTCTTCTGCCGGGCAGCGAGGACCAGCCGCACTCGTGGGTCCGAGACAACGTCTACTGCGTCCTGTCGGTGTGGGCGCTCAGCCTGGCCTACAGGAAGAACGCCGACCGGGACGAGGACAAGGCCAAGGCCTACGAGCTGGagcag AGTGTGGTGAAGCTGATGAGAAGCATCCTTCAGGGCATAATGAGACAG CTGGATAAAGTGGAGAAGTTCAAATACAGCAGGAGCACCTCGGACTCGCTGCACGCCAAGTACAACACCGGGACCTGCGCTACGGTCGTCGGGGACGACGAGTGGGGTCACCTGCAGGTCGACGCCAcctcgctcttcctcctcttcctcgctcagATGACCGCGTCCG gTCTTCATATCGTCTACACACAGGATGAAGTGGACGTCGTTCAGAACCTGATGTTCTACATTGAGGCGGCTTACAAAGTGGCC GATTACGGGATgtgggagagaggagacaaaaccAACCAGGGCATCACCGAGATCAACGCCAGCTCCATCGGCATGGCAAAg GCGGCTCTGGAGGCTCTGGACGACCTCAACCTGTTCGGAGCCAAAGGAGGACCCGGGTCCGTGGTGCACGCGCTGGCTGACGACATACAGCACTGCCAG tccATCCTGACCTCCATGCTGCCCAAAGCCTCCATGTCCAAAGAGGTGGACGCCGGGGTGCTGGCCATCATCTCGTACCCGGCCTTCGCCGTGGACGACATCAGCATCGTCAACGTCACCAAGGAGGAGATCATCTCCAAGCTGCAG GGTCGATACGGCTGCTGCCGCTTCCTCAGAGACGGACACAAGACGCCCAAAGAG gaCCCGAACCGCCTGTACTACGAGTCGGCCGAGCTGAAGCTGTTCGAGAACATCGAGTGCGAGTGGCCGCTGTTCTGGACCTACCTCATCCTGGACGGCATCTTCATCAACAGCCCCGAGCAG GTGCAGGAGTACCAGGAGGCCCTGGAGGGCATCCTGATCAAACAGAAGGACGGCGTGCGGCTGCTGCCGGAGCTCTACAGCGTCCCCGCGgacaaggtggaggaggagtacATGAACCCCCACTCCGTGGAGAGGGTCCCGCTGGGCAAATGTCCTCTGAAGTGGGGACAGTCGCTGTACATCCTGGGGAACCTTCTGAACGAG ggaTTCCTCGCCCCCGGAGAGATCGACCCCCTCAACCGCCGATTCTCCACCATCCCGAAGCCCGACGTGGTGGTGCAGG TGTCGATTCTGGCGGAGAGCGAGGAGAtcaaagagctgctgctgaaggcCGGCATCGCCGTGGAGACCGTCGCCGACATCCACCCCATCCACGTGCAGCCCTCCCGCGTCCTCAGCCACATCTACGCCAGACTGG GTCGCAACCCGAGGCTCGGCCTGACGGGGCGGCCCTACCGGAGGATCGGCGTGCTCGGGACCTCCAAGTTCTACACCATCAGGAgcaccatcttctccttcaCCCCCCAG CTGATCGACCACCAGCAGTTCTACCTGGCGCTGGACAACAAGATGATCGTGGAGATGCTGAGGACGGAGATCGCCTACCTGGCCTCCAGGTGGAGGATGACCGGCCGCCCCACGGTCACTTTCCCCATCTCGCAGACCATGCTGA ATGAAGATCGCTCGAGCTTGGACCCGGCGGTGTTGGCGACTCTGCGGAAGCTGCAGGACGGATATTACGGAGGAGCAAG gatCCAGACGGGGAAGCTCTCAGAGTTCTTGACCACCTCCTGTTTCACCAACCTGAGCTTCCTGGACGGTAAAGGCTCCGGCAGCACGAGCCGCCACGACAAGGAGtacgatgacgacgacgacgacgacggcgaCGGATACGTGCACGAGTTACGCAATGACGACG aggCCGACGACCTCGCCCAGTACCTGGACCACCTGTTGGCTCACGCCACCCCCAAGAAGCCCGAGCAGCAGGGGGGCGGCCGGGGGAGGTTCAAGGCCGTGGCCGCCAAAACCAAGGAGATGGTGTCTCTGATGCACAAGGCCCAGCAGCTCGACGTGCacg GCGCCAACATGTACCTGCCCAGCAAGCTGTTTCGCTCCCCACAGCCGTCCCTCAACCTGAACCTGCTGGACTCCTCGGCGCCGCAGGAGAGTCAG GCGGCGCCGTCTCTGCAGAGCGGCGTTCCCAGAGCGCCCGGCGGCGGCATCGACTACGAGGCGCTGGTGCGGCTGCTGGAGGACACGCAGAGCCTCCAGGACCAGGCGGACATCCTCTACATCCTCTTCAAGGACAA GGGCCTGGACTGGGACACCCAGCTGCACGGCAAAGGCTCCCCGCTGAGATCTCTGCTGTCCGACCTCTACAAGAAGGCCGGGGAGCTCAAACACTGGAGCCTCATCCGGATGATCTCCGGCATGCTGaggaagaaggtggaggagctcGACTCG GCCTGCTCTGATTTGCTGGCCCATCAGAAGCACCTGACGGTGGGTCTGCCCCCCGAGCCCAGGGAGAAGACCATCACCGCCCCCATCCCCCCCGACCAGCTGGCCGCCCTCATCGACGAGGCCAGCGACAACAACATCAGCGTGGCCGTCCTCACCAAG GAGATCATGGTGTACCTGGCCATGAGCATCAGGACTCAGCCCAGCCTGTTCAGCGAGATGTTCCGGCTCCGGATCGGACTCATCATCCAGGTCATGGCCACCGAGCTGGCTCAGTCGCTCAACTGCTCAG GAGAGGAGGCCACCGAGAGCCTGATGAGTCTCAGTCCCTCCGAGCTGAAGAACCTCCTCCATCACATCCTCAGCGGGAAAGAGTTCGGCGTGCAGCGCAGCG TCAGGGAGCTGGACGCCGGCGTCAGTCCCGCCTTCTCCATCCATCACCTGGGCAACGTGGGCGCCACCAAGAGCGAGAGGGCCGGCATCAGCAAGCTGAAGATCGACATGAAGATG CTGGAGCACAGGTTGTCCATGACGGAGACCAGTCag ggcgTTCGATCGCAGTCGATGGACGTGGAAGCCTTTGAATCTGGG AGGTGCCGGCTGCCCTCCATAGACGGTCTGGACGTCCCGGAGTGCTCGCCGGTCGCCAAGGACACCCGACACGGCCAATGGCTGCGCAGGAGGCGGCTGGACGGCGCGCTGAACCGGGTCCCCGTCGGCTTCTACCAGAAGGTCTGGAGGATCCTGCAGAAG TGCCACGGCCTGTCCATCGAAGGGTTCGTCCTTCCGTCTTCAACCACCAGAGAG ATGACCCCCAGGGAGATCAAGTTCTCGGTCCATGTGGAGACGGTGCTGAACCGCGTCCCTCAGCCGGAGTACCggcagctgctggtggaggccATCCTGGTGCTCACCATGCTGGCCGACGTGGACATCCCCAGCATCGGCTCCATCATCCACGTGGAGAAGATCGTCCAGCTGGCCAACGACATGTTCCACAAGGACCAG AGGGACCTGGGAGCGGAGGAGCACGTCCTGGAGCGGGACCCGTCCACGGGCGTCTGCCGGCTGCTGTACGACAGCGCCCCCAGCGGCCGCTTCGGGAGCATGACCTACCTCACCAAGGCCGTGGCGGCGTACGTGCAGGACTTCCTGCCCGGCGGCTCGTGCGCGGTGCAGTGA
- the hdac8 gene encoding histone deacetylase 8 isoform X3 — translation MSHGGARDDDSCGKRRVAYVYSPEYVECCDSLSKVPNRASMVHSLIEAYGLLRHVSTIKPQVATIEDMAKFHTDSYLEHLHKISQDGDNDDPQSVDYGLGYDCPVSEGIYDYAAAVGGATLTAAQCLLDQKCEVAINWAGGWHHAKKDEASGFCYVNDAVLGILKLREKHERVLYVDVDLHHGDGVEDAFSFTSKVMTVSLHKFSPGFFPGTGDVCDTGLGKGRWYAVNVPLEDGIKDDRYYQIFTRVMQEVRAQFNPEALVMQLGADTMAGDPMCSFNMTPVGVGQCLQHVLEWQLPTLLLGGGGYNLANTARCWTYLTAAVLGKTLSSEIPDHEGI, via the exons ATGAGTCACGGGGGAGCTCGCGATGACGACAGCTGCGGGAAGCGGAGGGTCGCGTACGTCTACAGCCCGGAGTACGTCGAGTGTTGCGACAGTCTGTCCAAAGTGCCGAACCGG GCGAGTATGGTCCACTCACTGATAGAAGCCTACGGACTCCTGCGGCACGTCAG CACCATCAAACCTCAAGTGGCCACCATAGAGGACATGGCCAAGTTCCACACAGACTCCTACCTGGAGCATCTTCACAAGATCAGCCAGGACGGAGACAACGATGACCCCCAGTCGGTCGACTACGGCCTGG gttacGACTGTCCGGTGTCGGAGGGGATATACGACTACGCGGCGGCAGTAGGGGGCGCCACGCTCACGGCAGCCCAGTGTCTGCTGGACCAAAAGTGTGAGGTGGCCATCAACTGGGCGGGGGGGTGGCACCATGCCAAGAA GGACGAGGCGTCGGGTTTCTGCTACGTGAACGACGCCGTGTTGGGAATCCTCAAGCTGAGGGAGAAGCACGAGAGGGTCCTCTACGTGGACGTCGACCTGCATCACGGAGACG gTGTGGAAGATGCCTTCAGCTTCACCTCCAAAGTCATGACCGTCTCCCTGCACAAGTTCTCCCCTGGATTCTTCCCAG GTACAGGGGACGTGTGTGACACGGGCCTGGGTAAAGGCCGCTGGTACGCCGTGAACGTCCCGCTGGAGGACGGCATCAAGGATGACCGATACTACCAGATATTCACACG CGTGATGCAGGAAGTGCGAGCGCAGTTCAACCCGGAGGCGCTGGTGATGCAGCTGGGCGCCGACACCATGGCGGGGGACCCCATGTGCTCCTTTAACATGACCCCGGTGGGGGTGGGCCAGTGTCTGCAGCACGTGCTGGAGTGGCAGCTACCTACACTGCTGCTGGGAGGAG gaggttACAACCTGGCGAACACGGCTCGCTGTTGGACCTACCTGACGGCGGCGGTGCTCGGGAAGACCCTCTCCTCCGAGATACCGGACCACGAG